In Meiothermus sp. CFH 77666, the genomic stretch GTCGCGGTGTTCCTGGTTGATGTTCCGCAGGGGCTTGCGCTTTTTCAAAAGTTCGTTGATGGCAGGTGGGAACTGCATGCAGTATAGAATACGCCCGTCGGCATGTCCGCGCTCGAGTTTTCCCTTCTGCTCTTCCTGGGCAGCCTGCTGGTCGGGCTGATTGGGGCCCTGACCGGGCTGGGCGGGGGGTGGTGCTGGTTCCCCTGCTGATGCTGGGCTTCAAGGTAGACCTTCTTTATGCGCTGGGGGCCTCACTGGTCTCGGTGATTGCAACCTCGAGCGGGGCCGCCTCGGCCTATGTGCGGGAGGGGTATTCCAACCTGCGCATCAGCATGTTTCTGGAGGTCGCCACCACCCTGGGGGCCTTGCTGGGGGCCTATTTGGTGGGCATACTCTCCAAGAGCGTAGTCGCCCTTATCTTCGGGCTGGTGCTCCTCTACTCTGCCTACCTGAGCCTGCGGGAGGTGAACCGCGAGGCCCGCACCGACCCCCGCCCCTCCGACCCCCTGGCGGTGCGCCTGCGAATGGAAGCCAGCTACCCTACCCCGGAGGGCCCTAGGCCTTACAAGGTACACAACCTGCTGGGTGGTCTGGGCCTGATGGGGGTGGCGGGGATGCTCTCGGGGCTTCTGGGTATCGGTTCGGGGGCCGTCAAGGTGCTGGCCATGGACCGGGTGATGGGCCTGCCCTACAAGGTCTCCACCACCACCTCCAACTTCATGATTGGGGTGACCGCCGCGGCCAGTGCAGGCATCTACCTGAGCCGGGGCTATATTGATCCGGTGCTGTCCATGCCGGTGATGCTGGGGGTACTGCTGGGCTCGCTGGTCGGCGCGCGTATCCTGACTCGGGCCGCCCCGGCTCGTCTGCGGGTCTTGTTTATTGGGGTCATTGCCCTGCTGGGCGTGCAGATGGTTTACCAGGGTCTGCGGGGTGGTTTGTGAAAGACCAGCAAATGGAGGTATGGCTCGGAAACCTGCTGCGGCTGGGGGTTGCAGTGGCCGGAGCGGTGGTGTTCCTTGGGGGGGTGCTCGAGCTCCTCCAGCATGGGCATCAGACCGTCAACTACTCGGTCTTCAGAAGTGAGCCGGCTTCACTTCGCACGCCTTTGGGTATTGTCCAGGGATTGGGACAGCTCGAGCCGCGCTACCTGATTCAGTTCGGACTGCTGCTGCTCATCCTGACCCCCATCCTGCGGGTCGCGCTATCGGCGCTGCTGTTTGCCCGGCAGCGCGATGGGGTCTTCACCCTGTTGACGCTTGTGGTGTTGGGGGTCTTGCTATACAGCCTAACACGTTAGTGGAGAAAACAATGAACCAGATCGGCATGGTGGGACTTGGACGGATGGGGGCCAATATGGCCCGCCGACTACTACAAAGAGGCTTTCAGGTGGTGGGTTTCGACCAGAATCCCCAGGTGGTTCAGACCATTGAGGGTCTGCTGGCGGCAGCCTCCCTTCTGGAGCTGGTCGAGCGCCTCAGTCCGCCCCGCATCATCTGGCTCATGCTGCCAGCAGGCCCCGTAACAGAAGAGAACCTGGAAACCCTGGCCGTGATGGTGAACCCCGGCGATCTGCTGGTAGACGGGGGCAACACCTTCTACAAAGACAGCCAGCGCCGGGCCATGCATCTAGCTGAACGAGGCATTCTATTTGCCGATGTGGGGGTATCGGGCGGGGTCTGGGGCTTGCAAGAGGGCTATGGGCTCATGATGGGCGGCCCGGCCGAGGCTGCAAAGAGGCTTGTGCCGATTCTGAAAGCCCTGGCCCCGGCACCCGATAGGGG encodes the following:
- a CDS encoding sulfite exporter TauE/SafE family protein, translating into MLVPLLMLGFKVDLLYALGASLVSVIATSSGAASAYVREGYSNLRISMFLEVATTLGALLGAYLVGILSKSVVALIFGLVLLYSAYLSLREVNREARTDPRPSDPLAVRLRMEASYPTPEGPRPYKVHNLLGGLGLMGVAGMLSGLLGIGSGAVKVLAMDRVMGLPYKVSTTTSNFMIGVTAAASAGIYLSRGYIDPVLSMPVMLGVLLGSLVGARILTRAAPARLRVLFIGVIALLGVQMVYQGLRGGL
- the gnd gene encoding phosphogluconate dehydrogenase (NAD(+)-dependent, decarboxylating): MNQIGMVGLGRMGANMARRLLQRGFQVVGFDQNPQVVQTIEGLLAAASLLELVERLSPPRIIWLMLPAGPVTEENLETLAVMVNPGDLLVDGGNTFYKDSQRRAMHLAERGILFADVGVSGGVWGLQEGYGLMMGGPAEAAKRLVPILKALAPAPDRGWVHVGSVGAGHFAKMVHNGIEYGMMQALAEGFHLLHQKQEFQIDLAKLSEAWRYGTVIRSWLLDLLAEGLKADPNLKGIAPVVADSGEGRWMVQEALELGVAVPVTAQALFTRFESQDQDGFDRRLLSLMRHLFGGHAVETQDPSAS
- a CDS encoding DUF1634 domain-containing protein, which translates into the protein MKDQQMEVWLGNLLRLGVAVAGAVVFLGGVLELLQHGHQTVNYSVFRSEPASLRTPLGIVQGLGQLEPRYLIQFGLLLLILTPILRVALSALLFARQRDGVFTLLTLVVLGVLLYSLTR